A single region of the Sandaracinaceae bacterium genome encodes:
- a CDS encoding TIGR00725 family protein, whose protein sequence is MRPRLPVAAVVGARSASASALVVAESLGTGLVDAGFRLVTGGMGGVMEAASRGARRSPRWTDGAVVGVLPGLSASDANSFVDIVIPTGMNYARNVIVVAMADVVVALGGGSGTLSEIALAWQHGKPIVALDIGEGWSSRLAGEQLDHRRRDVVHRAGCVGDAVELAARLVGTVEGSRGF, encoded by the coding sequence ATGAGACCACGACTGCCCGTCGCGGCGGTCGTCGGCGCGAGGTCCGCGTCGGCATCGGCGCTTGTCGTGGCCGAGAGCCTCGGGACGGGCCTGGTGGACGCTGGCTTTCGTCTTGTCACGGGAGGCATGGGAGGCGTGATGGAGGCGGCGTCCCGTGGGGCGCGGCGGTCGCCCCGCTGGACGGATGGCGCGGTGGTCGGTGTCCTCCCTGGCCTGTCCGCGTCCGATGCGAACTCCTTCGTCGACATCGTGATTCCGACCGGTATGAACTACGCACGCAACGTCATCGTCGTCGCGATGGCCGACGTCGTAGTCGCCCTCGGAGGCGGCTCGGGGACGCTGAGCGAGATCGCTCTCGCGTGGCAGCACGGCAAGCCTATCGTCGCGCTGGATATCGGCGAAGGGTGGAGCTCACGCCTTGCAGGAGAGCAACTGGACCATCGTCGGAGGGACGTCGTTCACCGCGCGGGCTGCGTAGGAGACGCCGTCGAGCTCGCTGCGCGACTCGTCGGCACCGTTGAGGGTAGCCGTGGATTCTGA
- a CDS encoding class I SAM-dependent methyltransferase, with amino-acid sequence MDDVIELVRPHGASTAIDVGGGMTTPLRWIPGRNLCVDPLAEHYARLTSLPLEGVDYLAGGGESLPVERETIDLVICTNCIDHTDDPAAIVAEVRRVLRPGGWFWFTCEEHEIGAKRNAGHPHALNRADIRGLLNGLDVVLDWEEPWRGVLRYLVGSEPAPTFELGFLARKPEVANDE; translated from the coding sequence ATGGACGATGTGATCGAGTTGGTGCGACCCCACGGGGCATCGACAGCGATCGACGTTGGGGGTGGGATGACGACGCCTCTCCGATGGATTCCGGGTCGGAATCTCTGCGTTGACCCGCTCGCCGAGCACTACGCACGCCTGACGTCGCTACCGCTCGAGGGCGTCGACTATCTGGCGGGTGGCGGAGAGTCTCTTCCAGTCGAGCGAGAGACGATCGACCTCGTGATCTGCACCAACTGCATCGACCACACCGACGATCCTGCGGCGATCGTAGCGGAGGTGCGCCGCGTCCTTCGACCCGGGGGTTGGTTCTGGTTCACGTGCGAGGAACATGAGATTGGTGCGAAGCGGAACGCTGGGCATCCACACGCGCTGAACCGTGCTGACATACGAGGCCTCTTGAACGGCCTCGACGTCGTTCTCGATTGGGAGGAACCGTGGCGCGGCGTCCTGCGGTATCTCGTGGGCAGCGAACCTGCCCCTACGTTCGAGCTGGGATTCCTGGCGCGAAAGCCGGAGGTCGCGAATGACGAGTGA
- a CDS encoding polysaccharide deacetylase family protein yields the protein MTSENAGTRLLMLHRVLPDAPAAFGLPSCYRIRGTAITPAELLGILERTADVISLGELERTLADGYEPPRGRILTFDDGYREHHDVVAPLLESRGVTATFYVATQMHAEGAVAAVDAWYWALDNATRPMATMRLPTGTEFRGAVDRLEGKTAWVAGAPKMALLAATPEQQRVMVSTLADSLGCGLPEDLAARLYMRREEWRDLAARGHRIGAHSVHHPRLTQLDAHALQREVEESVRTVAELGEPVAFAYPDGALDDRVVAAVRRAGVSSAVTCMPGVATAGVELLRLPREFVSPSPDGVRPLACPQ from the coding sequence ATGACGAGTGAGAACGCCGGGACACGCCTGCTGATGCTTCACCGGGTGCTACCTGATGCTCCGGCCGCGTTCGGGCTGCCTAGCTGCTATCGAATCCGTGGGACTGCCATTACGCCAGCGGAGCTGCTGGGGATTCTCGAGCGAACGGCAGATGTGATTTCGCTCGGGGAGCTCGAGCGGACGCTCGCCGATGGATACGAACCGCCCCGCGGGCGGATCCTTACCTTCGATGACGGCTACCGCGAGCACCACGACGTCGTTGCGCCGCTGCTCGAGTCTCGAGGGGTTACTGCGACTTTCTACGTGGCTACGCAGATGCACGCCGAGGGGGCCGTCGCCGCCGTCGACGCGTGGTACTGGGCGCTCGACAACGCGACGCGACCCATGGCGACCATGCGGTTGCCGACTGGTACCGAGTTCCGGGGTGCGGTTGATCGCTTGGAGGGGAAGACCGCGTGGGTCGCGGGCGCACCGAAGATGGCCTTGCTTGCGGCTACGCCGGAGCAGCAACGCGTCATGGTTTCGACCCTGGCGGACTCTCTCGGCTGCGGACTTCCCGAGGATCTCGCTGCTCGACTCTACATGCGGCGAGAAGAGTGGAGAGATCTAGCCGCACGCGGACACCGCATAGGCGCACACAGCGTTCATCATCCGCGCCTCACCCAGCTCGACGCCCACGCGCTTCAACGCGAAGTAGAGGAATCGGTGCGCACCGTCGCCGAACTAGGGGAGCCGGTCGCCTTCGCGTACCCTGACGGGGCGCTCGATGACCGAGTGGTCGCGGCTGTCCGCCGGGCTGGAGTCTCGTCGGCCGTTACATGCATGCCGGGGGTCGCTACGGCAGGCGTCGAGTTGTTGCGGCTTCCGCGTGAGTTCGTGAGCCCCTCGCCGGATGGTGTGCGACCTTTGGCGTGCCCTCAGTAG
- a CDS encoding DUF262 domain-containing protein, translating into MATFDSTKTRLATVLDDIMSGKIQLPDFQRGWVWDDEHIRSLLVSIARAFPIGAVMLLETGGDARFKVRPVEGVTGLHPATSADLAEKLILDGQQRLTSLTQVLKMHTPVLTKDPKKRVLRRHYYIDIDMALSGPEHYDEAVIGVDEERTLRTNFGRDITLDLSSSEKEYANLHFPCDQILNSDAWEQGLHEHRPDRFGAYMTFRKTVLEQFRSYDVPVIELKKDNTKEAVCLVFEKVNTGGVQLSVFELVTATYAADGVNLRDEWYGNASDGIEGIGPRLHHQPLLRDVQPTDFLQGLSLLHTYARRRADLADGKTGKQVTGVSAKRESVLGLPLSAYKSLREPLFRGFWLAAKFLRKESFFSRRDTPYRTQLVPLACILTLLEDRWLEPKAYDRLARWFWSGVLGELYGGAVETRMGNDLQEVMAWIDGSEVEPGTVRDANFQPARLDTLRSRNSAAYKGIHVLIQRNGAKDWFWKTTIRELDETDWEECKLDIHHVFPKDWCQKRGIPPKRFDSILNKTPISYKANRMIGGRAPSAYLEQLAAHAQVQLDSAAMDALLATHFLDPGFLRSDDYDGFIEARRRTLLAEISRVMGKPLVASEEPGVDDGDEDDSGENDDVVD; encoded by the coding sequence ATGGCGACGTTCGACTCCACCAAGACGCGGCTCGCGACCGTGCTCGACGACATCATGAGCGGGAAGATCCAGCTCCCGGACTTCCAGCGCGGCTGGGTCTGGGACGACGAGCACATCCGCTCGCTGCTCGTGTCCATCGCCCGCGCGTTCCCAATCGGCGCCGTGATGCTGCTCGAGACCGGGGGCGACGCGCGCTTCAAGGTCCGGCCGGTGGAGGGTGTCACCGGGCTCCACCCGGCGACCTCGGCGGACCTCGCGGAGAAGCTGATCTTGGACGGGCAGCAGCGCCTCACCTCTCTCACCCAGGTGCTCAAGATGCACACGCCCGTCCTCACGAAGGACCCGAAGAAGCGCGTCCTGCGGCGCCACTACTACATCGATATCGATATGGCGCTCTCCGGCCCGGAGCACTACGACGAAGCGGTGATCGGGGTCGATGAGGAGCGCACCCTGCGCACGAACTTTGGACGGGACATCACGCTCGACCTCTCTTCGTCGGAGAAGGAGTACGCGAACCTCCACTTCCCATGCGACCAGATCCTGAACTCGGACGCTTGGGAACAGGGGCTCCACGAGCATCGGCCCGACCGGTTCGGCGCGTACATGACGTTCCGCAAGACCGTCCTAGAGCAGTTCCGCAGCTACGACGTGCCGGTCATCGAGCTGAAGAAGGACAACACCAAGGAGGCGGTCTGCCTGGTGTTCGAGAAGGTGAACACCGGTGGCGTCCAGCTTTCCGTCTTTGAGCTGGTCACCGCGACGTATGCGGCCGACGGTGTGAACCTCCGCGACGAGTGGTACGGCAACGCAAGCGACGGCATCGAGGGGATCGGGCCGAGGCTCCACCACCAGCCGCTCCTCCGCGACGTGCAGCCGACCGACTTCCTGCAAGGATTGTCGCTACTGCACACGTACGCCCGTCGGCGCGCCGACCTCGCCGACGGGAAGACGGGGAAGCAGGTCACAGGCGTGAGCGCGAAGCGGGAGTCCGTGCTGGGCCTCCCACTGTCGGCGTACAAGAGCCTGCGCGAGCCTCTGTTCCGCGGGTTCTGGCTGGCGGCCAAGTTCCTTCGCAAGGAGTCCTTCTTCTCGCGACGGGACACCCCGTACCGCACGCAGCTCGTGCCGCTCGCGTGCATCCTGACGCTCCTCGAGGACCGCTGGCTGGAGCCAAAGGCGTACGACCGGCTCGCGCGCTGGTTTTGGTCCGGGGTGCTCGGCGAACTCTACGGCGGCGCCGTCGAGACGCGGATGGGGAACGACCTACAGGAAGTCATGGCGTGGATCGATGGGTCCGAGGTCGAGCCGGGCACCGTCCGTGACGCGAACTTCCAGCCGGCACGCCTCGACACGCTGCGCTCACGCAACAGCGCGGCGTACAAGGGAATCCACGTGCTGATCCAGCGCAATGGCGCGAAGGACTGGTTTTGGAAGACGACAATCCGAGAGCTGGACGAAACGGATTGGGAGGAGTGCAAGCTCGACATCCACCACGTCTTCCCAAAGGACTGGTGCCAGAAGCGCGGGATCCCGCCGAAGCGCTTCGACTCGATCCTCAACAAGACGCCCATCTCCTACAAGGCGAACCGCATGATCGGCGGACGCGCGCCCAGCGCGTACCTGGAGCAGCTCGCGGCGCACGCGCAGGTCCAGCTCGACAGCGCAGCGATGGACGCGTTGCTCGCGACCCACTTCCTAGACCCGGGCTTCCTTCGGAGCGACGACTACGACGGCTTCATCGAGGCGCGCCGGCGGACGCTCTTGGCCGAGATCTCTCGCGTGATGGGGAAGCCGCTTGTCGCGAGCGAAGAGCCAGGGGTGGACGATGGAGACGAGGACGACAGCGGCGAAAACGACGACGTCGTCGACTGA
- a CDS encoding DUF4126 family protein, giving the protein MIHALGAGGPFASRAFLPAFVVAMLLRFGVGWVGGEGTQLELAAAVAAQSASWFTHDVTLWVLGVLSFLELAATKSQELRELLGQLDPLVKPVMAGLTTLGFVSTTDVEIVEASSTLAAGVGSGGFALLAAGGTFAATWVRRELLDFVEEIDADDTLGIAKAISWFEEFWVIGLVFLTVVLPFAFMAIVAVGMALMAWINRELERRAELNKVACEHCERPVFASAPHCPACGLARTQVCDVGPFGQPNLNSVVSDVENQPLRLLSKRRCSMCASALTERTPYQTCKSCERPAFANDAEIQRYVAWVGAREKQVLVVCLVLPLVPLLGVVASIAYYRVTLVSPYRRYVPARRALVARWSARFVTTALFAAQCLPGAMSVAALINHRVFRRAFLGYAAHAGSAQPSAESSATGPAVVRWSPSVIDTLRRQRRVLVATMLMAAVALPILAATLLRASGADALALPRCPTPAEQLVGTWRARPYLVETYEWGGAYTLQVLVPEMLGGLMPETELMTLEGTYAVYEGDVVITTIAGISRAYAFGVRHGTQLEMTGETAVTTTYERVGEPPPGVAMCPRTPPAGLGVPVVGDAAAPATEPNVPPHTRPPGPAVATTQPGTEPGTGAAGTPDPTSTTQPTVPAEPLGWLPLLRPWSRLHLHTSECDEGAYDHLQTHAVPTLTWTPPQGPSVVMRMDRVERASGSMLILLAQLGDDPPLELLRYGPVTHSGCQDDQSTVGYVGIREDGTLLVSMERLPQRRGASEPARAGHTLRAIVRWNAATGRADTVDSWEGRVVEVPAHLRVRSR; this is encoded by the coding sequence ATGATTCACGCGCTGGGGGCTGGTGGCCCGTTCGCGAGCCGCGCGTTCCTTCCGGCGTTCGTGGTGGCGATGCTGCTCCGCTTCGGAGTCGGCTGGGTGGGCGGCGAAGGAACGCAGTTGGAGCTGGCTGCCGCAGTCGCAGCGCAGAGCGCGTCCTGGTTCACGCACGACGTCACGCTGTGGGTGTTGGGCGTTCTCAGCTTCCTGGAGCTGGCGGCCACCAAGAGCCAGGAGCTGCGCGAGCTGCTCGGCCAGCTGGATCCGCTGGTGAAACCCGTCATGGCGGGCCTCACCACGCTGGGCTTCGTGTCGACGACCGACGTGGAGATCGTCGAAGCCAGCAGCACGCTGGCCGCTGGGGTGGGGAGTGGGGGCTTCGCGCTGCTCGCCGCTGGAGGGACGTTTGCAGCCACGTGGGTCCGGCGAGAGCTCCTGGATTTCGTCGAGGAGATCGACGCCGACGACACGCTGGGTATCGCCAAGGCCATCTCGTGGTTCGAGGAATTCTGGGTCATCGGCCTGGTCTTCCTCACGGTGGTCCTGCCGTTCGCGTTCATGGCCATCGTGGCCGTCGGAATGGCGCTGATGGCGTGGATCAACCGAGAGTTGGAGCGGCGTGCCGAGCTGAACAAGGTGGCTTGCGAGCACTGCGAGCGCCCCGTGTTTGCTTCCGCCCCGCACTGCCCCGCGTGTGGGCTAGCGAGAACGCAGGTGTGCGACGTCGGCCCGTTCGGGCAACCAAACCTGAACAGCGTCGTCTCCGACGTCGAGAACCAGCCCCTGCGGCTGCTGAGCAAGCGCAGATGCAGCATGTGTGCGTCCGCGTTGACCGAGCGCACGCCGTATCAAACGTGCAAGAGCTGCGAGCGTCCCGCCTTCGCGAACGACGCCGAGATTCAACGATACGTGGCGTGGGTGGGCGCCCGCGAGAAGCAGGTCCTCGTGGTGTGCCTCGTCCTGCCACTGGTCCCTCTGTTGGGCGTCGTCGCGTCCATCGCGTACTACCGAGTGACGCTGGTGTCTCCCTATCGCCGGTACGTTCCCGCGCGGCGTGCGTTGGTGGCTCGGTGGAGTGCTCGCTTCGTCACCACCGCGCTCTTCGCCGCTCAGTGCCTGCCCGGCGCCATGTCCGTGGCGGCGCTGATCAACCATCGGGTCTTCCGACGCGCTTTCCTGGGCTATGCCGCCCACGCAGGCAGCGCACAGCCCAGCGCGGAGAGTAGCGCCACCGGGCCTGCAGTCGTCCGATGGAGCCCCTCTGTCATCGATACCTTGCGGCGGCAGCGAAGGGTGCTCGTGGCGACCATGCTGATGGCTGCGGTCGCGCTACCCATCCTCGCCGCCACGCTGCTGCGCGCGAGCGGTGCCGACGCGCTCGCCCTGCCGCGCTGCCCAACCCCGGCCGAACAACTGGTGGGTACGTGGCGCGCACGTCCATACCTGGTGGAGACGTACGAGTGGGGGGGTGCGTACACGCTGCAGGTGCTGGTTCCCGAGATGCTCGGCGGGTTGATGCCCGAGACCGAGCTCATGACCCTGGAAGGCACGTACGCGGTCTACGAAGGCGACGTGGTGATCACGACCATCGCGGGCATCTCGCGCGCCTACGCCTTTGGGGTGCGGCACGGCACGCAGCTCGAGATGACCGGGGAGACCGCAGTGACCACGACCTACGAGCGTGTGGGCGAGCCTCCCCCCGGAGTGGCCATGTGCCCACGCACTCCCCCCGCCGGCCTTGGGGTTCCCGTCGTCGGTGACGCCGCCGCACCTGCTACGGAGCCGAACGTTCCACCCCACACGCGGCCTCCCGGGCCAGCGGTGGCGACGACTCAGCCCGGCACCGAGCCCGGCACCGGTGCCGCGGGGACCCCGGACCCCACGAGCACGACGCAGCCAACCGTGCCTGCCGAGCCGCTCGGTTGGCTGCCGCTGTTGCGCCCGTGGTCGCGCCTGCACCTGCACACGTCGGAGTGCGACGAGGGTGCGTACGACCACTTGCAGACGCACGCCGTCCCCACCCTCACCTGGACGCCACCGCAGGGACCATCCGTCGTGATGCGCATGGACCGAGTGGAGCGCGCAAGCGGATCGATGCTGATCCTGCTCGCGCAGCTCGGAGATGACCCGCCGTTGGAGTTGCTTCGCTACGGCCCGGTGACTCACTCGGGATGCCAAGACGACCAGAGTACCGTCGGCTACGTCGGCATTCGCGAAGACGGGACGTTGCTTGTTTCGATGGAGCGCTTGCCGCAGCGGCGCGGAGCGTCCGAGCCTGCGCGCGCGGGCCACACGCTACGCGCCATCGTCCGCTGGAACGCCGCCACTGGCCGCGCAGACACCGTCGACTCGTGGGAGGGACGCGTCGTGGAGGTACCCGCCCACTTGCGGGTGCGGAGCCGGTAG
- a CDS encoding serine/threonine protein kinase encodes MSWTVASIGTALGGALLRHEILGSAAPFVDDRYLVTRVLGRGTSGVVVEAWDSRLARALAIKLAPVSSASASMLDEARTLAQLRRPPNIVHVYEAARGRLTLDDGDVSVDFIVMELIRGTTLRSVTAAPGMTPARVVELYIGVLRGMVFLHEHGIVHGDIKPDNVLVDSSGAPILVDLGFGAVIAERGVGVRRGAIQGTAPYMAPEVRRGEIRRRSDVYAVAVSIWETLAGEPPFAAESPEANMFGNVRGQRGRERIPRTLIRMLQSCMRPNASRRPTSAAVLRALERSSLFVSGTFQRTLKVGAAASVVVAVVAASNGSLQNLWSSSEAPTAPDAYPLGEAGDGSDGDPSSATRESPAHPRSALESAGAEVHEAYRRWYRHYFERNVEAHYAAYHFPLETFYGLSGGVSRERLEGLQRGVDLRYAAAMPVTRRCSYAAPVSPTRVFVLERSCSSREQVFRFLEYRRGPDGWKIHREADSARHRGWDVERVLEYAQRWDPSLR; translated from the coding sequence GTGTCGTGGACGGTCGCGAGTATCGGAACGGCCTTGGGAGGGGCGCTGCTTCGCCACGAGATCCTGGGCAGCGCTGCGCCGTTCGTGGACGATCGTTACCTCGTCACCCGGGTCCTGGGCCGCGGTACGTCGGGGGTCGTCGTGGAGGCGTGGGACAGTCGCCTAGCGCGCGCACTCGCCATCAAGCTCGCCCCCGTCTCCTCGGCGTCGGCATCGATGCTCGACGAAGCGCGCACGCTGGCGCAGCTGCGGCGTCCGCCCAACATCGTTCACGTGTACGAGGCCGCCCGTGGGCGGCTGACCCTGGACGACGGGGACGTCTCGGTGGACTTCATTGTGATGGAGCTCATCCGCGGCACCACCCTGCGTTCTGTCACTGCCGCCCCCGGCATGACCCCTGCCCGCGTCGTCGAACTCTACATCGGGGTTCTGCGCGGCATGGTGTTCCTGCACGAGCACGGCATCGTCCATGGCGACATCAAACCCGACAACGTCCTGGTGGACAGCAGCGGCGCCCCCATTCTCGTCGACCTCGGGTTTGGAGCCGTCATCGCCGAGAGGGGTGTCGGAGTACGACGCGGCGCGATACAAGGCACGGCGCCCTACATGGCCCCCGAGGTGCGTCGCGGCGAGATTCGCCGACGGAGCGATGTCTATGCCGTGGCCGTCTCGATCTGGGAGACGCTCGCTGGTGAGCCACCGTTTGCCGCGGAGAGCCCAGAAGCCAACATGTTCGGGAACGTGCGCGGCCAGCGAGGTCGGGAGCGGATTCCACGGACGCTGATCCGCATGCTGCAGTCGTGCATGCGACCCAATGCGAGTCGCCGGCCAACGTCCGCAGCGGTGTTGCGTGCCTTGGAGAGGTCCTCGCTCTTCGTGAGCGGAACCTTCCAGCGCACACTGAAGGTCGGCGCCGCGGCCTCGGTCGTCGTCGCCGTGGTCGCGGCATCGAACGGGAGCCTTCAGAACTTGTGGTCGTCGTCGGAAGCGCCCACCGCGCCGGACGCGTACCCGCTCGGGGAAGCCGGGGACGGTTCGGACGGCGACCCATCGTCCGCCACGCGCGAGTCACCCGCCCACCCGCGAAGTGCCCTGGAGTCCGCTGGAGCTGAAGTGCACGAGGCATATCGTCGCTGGTATCGACACTACTTCGAGCGCAACGTCGAGGCTCACTACGCCGCCTATCACTTTCCGTTGGAGACCTTCTACGGCTTGTCCGGCGGCGTCTCGCGGGAGCGACTCGAGGGCCTGCAGCGGGGGGTGGACCTCCGCTACGCGGCTGCCATGCCCGTCACGCGTCGCTGCTCGTATGCGGCCCCTGTCTCGCCAACGCGCGTGTTCGTCCTGGAGCGGAGCTGCTCATCGAGGGAGCAGGTCTTCCGCTTTCTGGAGTACCGGCGCGGACCCGACGGCTGGAAGATCCACCGCGAGGCGGACTCCGCGCGGCATCGCGGTTGGGACGTGGAGCGAGTCCTCGAATACGCACAACGCTGGGACCCGTCGCTCAGGTAG
- a CDS encoding sigma-70 family RNA polymerase sigma factor, whose protein sequence is MTSPNDTIAEGLSAALTSLDEGKDMSQLTAQQRTQVDALIKSEWPKLERFFRSKVPYGDIQDVAQNTLLAYVKRVGTPIKDQRGYLWQIARNQVADMYRRRRVLPDGFDSSVHSVMNFGPTMSSVINRKNQLTKALQSLALDQQTAIELKYGEGLTDSEAAIALEVSVATYKRYVSAGLSTLRDQYGVTDLEQLGDAYRNG, encoded by the coding sequence ATGACCAGCCCGAACGACACCATTGCCGAAGGCCTGTCGGCGGCGCTAACCTCGCTCGATGAGGGCAAGGACATGTCCCAACTGACGGCGCAACAACGCACCCAGGTCGATGCGCTCATCAAGAGTGAGTGGCCCAAGCTGGAGCGCTTCTTCCGTTCCAAGGTCCCGTACGGCGACATCCAGGACGTGGCCCAGAACACGTTGCTCGCGTACGTCAAGCGAGTCGGAACCCCGATCAAGGATCAAAGGGGCTACCTGTGGCAGATCGCCCGAAACCAGGTGGCCGACATGTACCGTCGCCGCCGCGTGCTCCCCGACGGCTTCGACAGCAGCGTGCACTCTGTCATGAACTTCGGTCCCACGATGAGCAGCGTCATCAACCGCAAGAACCAGCTCACCAAGGCGCTTCAGAGCCTCGCGCTCGACCAGCAGACAGCCATCGAGCTGAAGTACGGCGAAGGGCTGACAGACTCTGAGGCCGCCATCGCATTGGAGGTCAGTGTGGCGACCTACAAACGCTATGTGAGCGCGGGGCTCTCGACGCTCCGCGACCAGTACGGCGTCACCGATCTCGAGCAGCTGGGCGACGCGTACCGCAACGGCTGA
- a CDS encoding type II secretion system protein GspG, translating to MPRHPHASLLPPASPRAPTRVRRAHPRGFTLMEILVVITLIALISGAVGVSVMNHLMEAKVKLARVDAATVRQAARVFQLNEGHCPTMEQLQQSGGLDEETRTEDPWETPFHLDCDNGPRVLSAGPDREFGTDDDIGSAHGDPSR from the coding sequence ATGCCACGTCACCCGCACGCCTCCCTCCTTCCACCAGCGTCCCCACGCGCGCCCACGAGAGTTCGTCGCGCACATCCGCGGGGCTTCACGCTCATGGAGATCCTCGTCGTCATCACGCTCATCGCGCTCATCAGCGGCGCGGTCGGCGTGTCGGTGATGAACCACCTCATGGAGGCCAAGGTGAAGCTCGCCCGCGTGGACGCGGCGACAGTGCGACAGGCCGCGCGCGTGTTCCAGCTGAACGAAGGGCACTGCCCCACGATGGAGCAGCTGCAACAGTCTGGGGGCCTCGACGAGGAGACGCGCACCGAGGATCCGTGGGAGACCCCCTTCCACCTCGACTGCGACAACGGGCCGCGCGTGCTCTCGGCCGGCCCAGACAGGGAGTTCGGCACGGACGACGACATCGGCTCGGCGCACGGCGACCCGTCCCGCTGA
- a CDS encoding GFA family protein, which translates to MTEIRTGGCQCGAIRYAVDGPLGRASICHCRMCQKAFGNAFAPLVTAKGFRLTRGALRHFQSSNKVRRGFCADCGTPLTYEPLGYSVEVAIATLDDPRDVAPVLQVGLESRLPWCDGLSALPTRSAEEQRAVDAFFRDIASNQHPDGDV; encoded by the coding sequence ATGACCGAGATCAGGACCGGTGGGTGCCAGTGCGGCGCCATTCGCTACGCGGTGGACGGGCCCCTGGGGCGCGCGTCCATCTGTCACTGCCGCATGTGCCAGAAGGCGTTCGGCAACGCGTTCGCGCCGCTGGTCACGGCCAAGGGCTTCCGGCTCACGCGGGGGGCGCTGCGGCACTTCCAGAGCTCCAACAAGGTGCGCCGCGGCTTCTGCGCGGACTGCGGCACGCCGCTCACCTACGAGCCGCTGGGCTACTCGGTGGAGGTCGCCATCGCGACGTTGGACGACCCGCGCGACGTGGCGCCCGTGCTGCAGGTGGGCCTCGAGTCGCGCTTGCCGTGGTGCGATGGGCTCAGCGCGCTGCCGACCCGCAGCGCCGAGGAGCAGCGCGCGGTGGACGCGTTCTTCCGCGACATCGCGTCCAACCAGCACCCCGACGGCGACGTGTGA
- a CDS encoding helix-turn-helix transcriptional regulator — MKHTGRHIEHIDDLASSIRDARRGMGATQSELAGFAGVGVRFVSEVENGKETAEVGKVLQLLQRLGLELWVVPRGGQLPEDDERS, encoded by the coding sequence ATGAAGCACACGGGAAGACACATCGAGCACATCGACGACCTGGCCTCGTCCATCCGCGACGCGCGGCGCGGCATGGGCGCAACCCAGAGCGAGCTCGCGGGGTTCGCGGGTGTGGGCGTGCGGTTCGTCTCCGAGGTGGAGAACGGGAAGGAGACCGCAGAGGTGGGCAAGGTGCTGCAGCTGCTGCAGCGGCTGGGGCTCGAGCTGTGGGTCGTGCCGCGCGGCGGTCAGCTCCCCGAGGACGATGAGCGCTCCTGA